DNA from Evansella sp. LMS18:
TTCAAAGTTTCTCGTTTGCCAATCCATTCTGGAAACGCGAACACCCTTATTTACTATCTTATCTACTCGCTCTCCCGTATGAACATCAATCAGAATAGCACCTCTTACGGAATATTCAGGAATTTTTTGATAGGCTTTTTCAATAATATCTATTGGGACACCTGTTTTTTCGAGAAGAAATCGAGCTAACTCTTGTCCTTCTTCAACGGTAGTTACTTCATTTGTTTGGATTGTTAAAGGGTTCACATATTTAATAGGTTTATTTATACTTTCACATTGAATTTGTAAAAAATCTGGTTTTCCCCTTGAATGATTCAAAGCCTTTTCCAGCAAGGTATTAACCGACGTCCTTAAATCGCCATAGGAAGAAAGTAATTCACCCCCAGAAATATGCTTTCCGCCATTTTCATGAGTTTCTT
Protein-coding regions in this window:
- the bioW gene encoding 6-carboxyhexanoate--CoA ligase, producing the protein MDQSSLYSVRMRASEQETHENGGKHISGGELLSSYGDLRTSVNTLLEKALNHSRGKPDFLQIQCESINKPIKYVNPLTIQTNEVTTVEEGQELARFLLEKTGVPIDIIEKAYQKIPEYSVRGAILIDVHTGERVDKIVNKGVRVSRMDWQTRNFERWADSKLISANRRIKEALTLAAKVCNHESTIAELCWSDDPDYITGYVASKTMGYQRITKLKHYGDESGCRIFFVHSLSDLNTYISYLEEQPILVQWEEEHDTRVD